Below is a window of Thunnus maccoyii chromosome 16, fThuMac1.1, whole genome shotgun sequence DNA.
AACACAGCAGCTGTTCAATCTAATATATTTCTTTATCACAACACTTCACCTCTTTAGCATTTGGCTTATTTCTGAAAACTGCAGCTTCACATCCTCTCAACTCCGGATAATCTCGAACAATCATGTGACATCTCAAAGTAAAAATCCatctttattacattttctcaaACAACACAATACAGGCAGTCTCTCACATTAAATGTAACTGATTTGAGGATTTACACGgtcaaaagataaaaatgagtGCAAACACAATAAGCTGGTGGGTAAAATTGCTGAATCACTTTTAAcccacatattttttttactacagTGCATTTGGTTGGTTTACAGCCACAGAGCAAACGGCAACAAACCAATTTCAAAATCAAGTTTTACAGGTCCTGTCCACCTTAAACCACAAAGTATGTTCTAGCTTTATTACAAATAATGAGTTGCAAGCGAAGATGTTTGTCTTTAAATGAAATGACTTTCGTAACAGAATAATGTCaaaatcttacaacaaaccaaacatgTCCATAGacatgctaaatgctaaatttCCTTCATCTGAGGAGATTGTTGCATCCGGTATGCAGATTTTTGACTGACATCTAACGTAGCAATGTCTTAATATACTGAAAAAAACTAGAAATGCagcacttttgtttttgctcccATTTTTCATGAGTTGAAATAAAATCTCTTTAGTCAATGCACACAAAAGAATTATTACcctcaatgttttttttttccataaatttGTTTAATTCCGTGTTAGCGAGCACTCCTTTGCCAAGATAATCCATCCACCTGACAGGTGTGGCAGATCAAGATATGATTGAAGAAGTGCACTCATGCATGATTATCGCACAAGTGTGCCTTGGGTTGGTCATAATAAAAGTTCACATCGCCTTTGCATAGAGTTGATCAAGTTGTTGATTGTGGCCCTGAAAAATGTTGGTCAACTCCTCTTCAATGACTGTGCAAATTTACTGGATACTGGCAGGAATGGGAACAAGCTGTCGTACACGCCGATCTACAGCAAACAAGCTCAATGCGTGACATGTCTGGTGAGTATGCAGGCCACGCAAGAACTGGGACGTTTTCAGCTTCTAAGAATTGTGTACAGATCCTTGCAACACGGGGCCGTGCGCATCATGCTGCAACACGAGGTGATGGCGGGGGATGAATGGCATGACAATGGGCCTCAGGGTCTCATCATGGTATCTCTGTGTGTTCAAATTGCCATCAATAAAATGCACCCATGTGTAGTTTATGCCTGCTCTAACCATAACCCCACCGCCTCCATGGGGCACTCTGTTCACAACGTTGACATCAGCAAACCACTTGCCCATATGTCGCCATACACGCCATCTGCCCGGTACAGCGAACACCAGGATTCATCCATGAAGAGAACACTTCTCCAAAGTGCCAGACATCATTGAAGGTGAGCATTTGCCCACTCAAGTCAGTTATGACGACAAACTGCAGTCAGGTGAAGACCCTGGTGAGGACAACGAGCCCGCAGATGAACTTCCCTGAAACACTTTCTGACAGTTTGTGCAGAAATTCTTTGGCTTTGCAAACCAACTGTTGAATCAGCTGTCAGGTTGCTGGTCTCAGACGATCTTGCAGGTGATGAAGCCGGATGTGGAGGTCCTGGGCCGGCGTGGTTACACGTGGTCCGCGGTTGTGAGGCCTATTGGATGAACTGCTGAGTTCTTGGAAACAATACTGGAGACTGCTTATGGTAGCGAAATGAACATTCAATTCACAGGCAACAGCTCTGGTTCACATTCCTGCAGTCAGCATGCCAATTGCACACTCCCTCAAAACTTGCAACATCCGTGGCGCTGTGTTGATAAACTGCACATTTTATTAGGGTGGCCTTTTATTGTGCCTAGCCAAAGGCACGCCTGTGATATAATGATACTGTTTAATCAGAGTCTTGACATGCCGCACCTGTGAGATGGATGGATTATATTGGCAAAGGTGTGCTCACTAACACGGACTTAAATAAATTTGTGTGCATAGAAAAAGTCTTAGATCTTTTATTTCAACTCATGAAAAATGAGAGCCAAAACAAAAGCGTTGCgtttatatttttgttcagtATATAAAACATCCAAATAGACCTTTGTGTACATCTAAGGTGAttggtgtgtgtatttcagCATTATTTTAAGTTGTATGCATAGCAACCAGTTTATCCAAGCTTCTCATTGCTATATAGTTAGCAGCATGATTTGAGAGCACAAGATTACTGTTAACAGCCATCTGCCTGCAAGTTCATGTGTAAGAGATTCACAGAAAAATCTGGGTCAGATAAAATTCAGTGAACAGCAGAAATAGGCAACTGCAGTGAAGCAATAAAAATCCCACCACTAACCCTGatctaaaaatatttgaacaagtTTTAAGCCTTTTGGAGGAAAAAATTGGTATGATAGAGAATTTATCCTTAAATGGACAGAATAGATGATGACAGATTCCTGCAGACTGTTAATAATGCAATGTTTCAATCTCAAACGAACatctgaataaaacaaaaaggcaTAAATTTAGAGTGTAGGCATCATTTTCCCTCCATGTCAGCATCCTGCCTTCGGCATCCGGCGCCTGGTCAGGATGTGTCTAATACCTGCTCTCAGGGTAGAAGCTGCCCTGACTGTTTAACTTTCAGGAATTGGGGACCGTCAATCAGCCAGAAGCACAGCCAGCAGTTCAGGGTAGTTTGGTGTTCCCCAGCCGGTCACCGGATCCCACAATGGTGCAGCACAGAAACCCTCTCCCTGAACTTGCTCGTCCAGGCAGCCCTCGTGACAACCTTCAGTCACCTGGAGACAGGAATGCATAGACTTCATGCCTACAAAATGTACTGCAGAAGCTTTTCTTCTTGCCTCTTCAAAAAATGCCTTACTGAATGTACAAGCTTACTACTTCCATCTATCATCGTGGTTAAGTAACTGAAAACCAGACTGTTTGTCTTGTGGCTTTCATGAAGAATGTTGCACaatactgcatgttttttttgtatcgGATGCCTAAAGAAAGAATCAAATTTCTATGCAAGAATGATAACTATTTGACTCCTTGGGCTTGGGTCATGAAATTGTCGCTTGTATATAAACTCTACACTTACACATAAGTAAATAATATCAGTGAAGAGAATTAAATCTCCCCAAAGTAAGAACATAACTCCCAAAAGATTTTGGAAACACTACCGGATCACTACATCAAACAAATcttaaaacaaggaaaacattCCTCCAGCGAAGAGCAAATACTAGAATATTGACTTACATCGAATAGAGCCTGTCCCTTGAGCTTGTAGAGACGAGGGTTGAGGAAGCCCAGGGCGGGCAGGCCCTTAAGCAGCCGCTGATCATTAATGAGAGACAGCATGCCGCCAACCACCGGGGTTGACGCCTGGAGGGGAGATCAAGAAATGTAATGTTGCACAATGAAGTGAGCATTCAGAAAAAATATTGCTTAATAAAACTATATATTCTCTCAGAAATGCTGATGGTTCTATATCTGTTGACATCTGTATTCTACCTGTAAATGTACAACTTTGTGTAGCCTATTACATTAAGCTCCTGCTCCAGCAGAGCCATACTGACTGTCCTAAAAACTAGGTTGAGAAAAATAGAGACAACTAGGGCTTTTCCATCAGGGCTCTGAGATCCCGTAACAACTTGCCTGAGGACTATAGACTagcaaaaatattatattttgaaTGATTGACCAACATGATTGAACAATTGACTtatgaacatatttttgatATGATACTTTGCATGACATTTTGTGCTCATCTTACGTTGATTTCGTAAAGTTGACCAGTagtttttacatataaaaagtACTTTGTTACAGATGTGTCCTCCTGTATTTGTATTCCATTGTGTCAAACCATCAATTCTCTATTCACTAAAAACTATAAATCAAGTGTGAAATATTTTACCGAAGTCCCTGAAACCCAGGGGACAGGTACTCTGTTGATGACCACCCAGTAATTATCAGACAGGGCAGCCATGTCTGGATAGGCCCTGCCGCTGATATTGAAGTACACCTGAGGTGGGAGGGATGTTGCTACCGTCTTCAGATAGCTGTCCACTGCACTGACCTGTGGGAAAACAATTACTCTGCTTAAATTACATTGAGTAATTAAGCATCAAGAAGCACATTAATGACCTGATGTGATTACCTGATAGTCTGGCATCTTGAAGACGTTGCTGAAGCCTCCTCCACTGATGTAATCTGTAATTTCATACGTCACTTTAAACGGATTCTTGAATGAGGTTCCTCCTACTGTAGTCACATAGGGGCTGAGAACAAGGAGCAGGACATAGGGCGTTAGACTTCTAGTGCTTTTTTGAGACTAGCAAATGAAGGAGTTTGTTTTTGATTCATTTGAATTCAGTTTAATTCCCCTATCACTAATATAATGCATGAGACAAATGCATTCAGAGGTCTAGTAGCAGTGAAGAAAGACAAGTTCAAGTTTTACCTTGAGGCAGGAAAACTGGGCCTGAAAGAGTTTTGCCCTTTACCCAAATGCTTACAGCCAGCACCACTGTCACCTGAACATGAAACAAGATcagagataaaaaataaagatgtaacACATATTAAACATGATCAGAGAGATTGAAAATTATGTAACATGCAGCATATTTTACTGTCAGCCTCTAATGTGTTGTTGTAAGTCACGGAAAAAAAGGTCACATATGAACACTTTTTTCCAGAGCCACCATACCATCATGggtgttttatttgaaacaatAGTGGTGTATTCATGTTTCAAGTGAGATAATAATCTAACAATGAGAATGGAGCAAAGCCAAAGTCAGTTGACATGTTACCAAAGAGACCAAGGCGGGTCTCGTTTTCATCACTGGCTCACAGGATGTTACAAAATTATAGTTTACTGTTCCccatttattataattataagtACAGTTTTTTGAGTTCTGCACCACTAAAAAAATAGGGATTAGTTTTTAACTGACTGGACTAGATgcattaaaaactaaaacagacaaatgtgaAAGGTCACAGACCTTAACTAATAGGAGTGGTAAAACTACCGCAGAGTTTCAGTCGCCTCAGTTTTAGGAACTAAATCATAATCTGAAGATAATAGGCTGACGCTTTCCTGTAGACAATCAAGGCTTTATTCTGTGTTCGCTCTCTGACATTCATATTTTGCTGATACGATATGAATTAGGTGTTTTTTGTGAATGTTCttgaatgtctttgtgttctATAAGTATACATTATCTCGATGAATTTTGCATACTTCTTCCTATTACTGACCAGAAGCAAAGAGCAAAGAGATGCCCCTGACGCCAGCCTTCATGAACTCTGTGTTGATGCGCATCATGTAGGCAGTAGACAGACTGTCCTCATCGTCCCCGTAGCTGATGGTGTGAACCCAGGGCAGGTCAGACATGTTGCTGAGCAGAACCATCCACTGGAGGAAAGGCTCCTGGGACTCATGACGACCTGGAAAACAATGAGGAAGTGTGAATGGGCGCGTGTCTATGTTGTTTCAGAATGTGACAGTGAGTCACATAATAATATCGTTGATAACTCCTCTCACTGATATCTTTACTTTTAACATCATGCTATTTTACTTTTGTATAAACCTTTTGGCTTCTTTCTATTAATCTTTcaatatgattaaaataataGAACACAGAAACTGTTTAATGCAGCTGTCAAGAAGATCAGCAGGTAAACATTTTAATCTAATGCTTGTATGTTGTATGCAAatgacaaatacaaaaaattctTTTCtcctatttttaattttatagaaAGGGTTGAGACAttatacatgtaaacacacaaacacaacttaaGCCTCACTTTCTGCTACAGACCTGGATTAGTGAAGACCCACGTGGAGACGTTAGCCCCTGTGCTCATGATGTACTCCACATCCAGACTGGCCTCCAGACCGGCCTTTCCTGCTCCCTGGGTACCTACAACCCGGTCCACCTGAGACAGATGCTGGAAGCTCCGACCAAACATCATCATGAACTCAGCCAAGTCTGCAGGGCTGTAGTACTGCTCCAAGAACTAAAAAGAGCAAACAGCCAGCTAAAGTGACAAAGTACACTGAGTTGTAGTGAGATTTTAGTGTGAGCTAACAAACATAATAGCAGCATTTCATCATGAACTGATACTGTGAGAGGGGGCACACCTGAGCGACAGCCTGGCTGTTGTTCTGAGCTTTTCCCACATCAGTTGCTGATAGGTTATAGCGGGCCCTCAAGATGGCAGGAGTCACTCCCAGGTGTATCCCGGCCTCAGGCTGCTTTTGCTTCCTGTCGGATGAGGCTTTGCTGGGGTCCTGACCTTTAGGAGGAAAGCGGTGAAGCCCTCCAACTGTCgcagcagggaaaaaaagaacagtaaCCCATCCCAAGTTAGTTCAAATATACAGCAGAAGATAGATGAACAGTTGACAGCTAAAGGAAAGGTGCTTACCAAAGTCGAGATGCTGGTGAATATCATCATGAACAGAGTACGGAGCTGAAGACCTCACTACAGTATGGCTGTCTCTGGCATAACGATGGAATTTGCTACCTGGAAGCAGTGTCTCTGCGACCCTTAATACACaatccaaacaaaaacaatcagcCTAAATGTCAAGAAAATGCATACCCACAttatgcaaaacaaacacaaaattcCAGTTATGCATATGAGAAACCCATAGCTTATATCCAAAACTGATGCAAATCCAAAAATGCTCTCCAACAGTGTAGTTTTTTTTGACATCTAATAACCTTGAGCTAGatttataaaattacaaaaacctTACCCTCAAAGTTAGTTTGAGTTTAACCACAGAAAAGAGGAAGTGGCTCACAAGATAAGAGCCGTGTGGCCTTCGCATGATTTACACACTGAAGCAGAAAAGTACCTTTTTGTCTGACTTTACTTCAAGAGCAAGTGAAAATTACTGTTGAGTAAGCAGAAcaaattttgctttaaaaagatATGCTTACTTTGCAGTCATGGTGCACTGTAAAAAATCGTGAGTAATAACAGTCTGGCAGTTTGTAATGCCATGACTCTGCAGCCAGTGACGCACCACCTTCTGGGTCAGTTCAGATGGACGCACGAGGGAGGCTACTTCCTCCAGGTGGAGGTGTTTACCTGCAGGGGACAAAACAGGCTTCTGTCACTACATAACTACATTATATGAAGCAGTGAGGTAACGAAGGGTCTGTTTGTAGGAGAGAAAGAGGTCAAAGTTAAGAAAAGGCTCCTGTTTTATCAGAtgagagctgttttttttaaactgtcaggTCAGACCAGGCCGGTTATTTTTATACCCCCTGTGATATTCTGCTCACTATAAAGGccataaaaagaaatacatttgaatacatTACAAGCACTGCTGTAAAGCTTATCAAAGCAAGTGTATGCAGATTTTTTGGGTCACTTGAGGACAACCAGCAGTAATCTGACACAGTCCTACCATATTGAGCTGAGTCGGggtctgacacaagtctgagTGTTTCCTCCAGCAGGTCGACGTTCTGCTGCTTGAGGGCAAAGGTCAGCTCCAGCTCCTCTTTTGGCTTGAC
It encodes the following:
- the tpp1 gene encoding tripeptidyl-peptidase 1 isoform X2 yields the protein MMNTLLTFFIPLLSSSLVWSGYLEYNQDVLTPEDWTHVGRVKPKEELELTFALKQQNVDLLEETLRLVSDPDSAQYGKHLHLEEVASLVRPSELTQKVVRHWLQSHGITNCQTVITHDFLQCTMTAKVAETLLPGSKFHRYARDSHTVVRSSAPYSVHDDIHQHLDFVGGLHRFPPKGQDPSKASSDRKQKQPEAGIHLGVTPAILRARYNLSATDVGKAQNNSQAVAQFLEQYYSPADLAEFMMMFGRSFQHLSQVDRVVGTQGAGKAGLEASLDVEYIMSTGANVSTWVFTNPGRHESQEPFLQWMVLLSNMSDLPWVHTISYGDDEDSLSTAYMMRINTEFMKAGVRGISLLFASGDSGAGCKHLGKGQNSFRPSFPASSPYVTTVGGTSFKNPFKVTYEITDYISGGGFSNVFKMPDYQVSAVDSYLKTVATSLPPQVYFNISGRAYPDMAALSDNYWVVINRVPVPWVSGTSASTPVVGGMLSLINDQRLLKGLPALGFLNPRLYKLKGQALFDVTEGCHEGCLDEQVQGEGFCAAPLWDPVTGWGTPNYPELLAVLLAD
- the tpp1 gene encoding tripeptidyl-peptidase 1 isoform X1 → MMNTLRLTFFIPLLSSSLVWSGYLEYNQDVLTPEDWTHVGRVKPKEELELTFALKQQNVDLLEETLRLVSDPDSAQYGKHLHLEEVASLVRPSELTQKVVRHWLQSHGITNCQTVITHDFLQCTMTAKVAETLLPGSKFHRYARDSHTVVRSSAPYSVHDDIHQHLDFVGGLHRFPPKGQDPSKASSDRKQKQPEAGIHLGVTPAILRARYNLSATDVGKAQNNSQAVAQFLEQYYSPADLAEFMMMFGRSFQHLSQVDRVVGTQGAGKAGLEASLDVEYIMSTGANVSTWVFTNPGRHESQEPFLQWMVLLSNMSDLPWVHTISYGDDEDSLSTAYMMRINTEFMKAGVRGISLLFASGDSGAGCKHLGKGQNSFRPSFPASSPYVTTVGGTSFKNPFKVTYEITDYISGGGFSNVFKMPDYQVSAVDSYLKTVATSLPPQVYFNISGRAYPDMAALSDNYWVVINRVPVPWVSGTSASTPVVGGMLSLINDQRLLKGLPALGFLNPRLYKLKGQALFDVTEGCHEGCLDEQVQGEGFCAAPLWDPVTGWGTPNYPELLAVLLAD